The Deltaproteobacteria bacterium sequence GCACCGATTCCACAGCCACTCCTGCTGCATCTGCCGCGACTACAGCGACAGCGACGGACAATAAAGCCAAGGCCGCTTGATTCTACAAGATTATCATGCACAAATCCCCCTTAATCCCCCTTTACTAAAGGGGGAATTTCATAATTATCCCCCTCTTCGACAGAGGGAAGAATTTCATAATTATTCCCCTCTTCGGCAGAGGGAAGAGTTTTATTATTATTCCCCTCTTTGACAAAGAGGGGTTCGGGGAGATTTTTATTATCTTGTCGGAATGTCAGCTAAGCGAGGACTCTTATGACCCCGTCCGCCGCAGCGACGACTTCCCCGACAATGGCGGCTTCTGTGATGCCTTTCTGATGCATTTTTTCAAGCAATTGCTCCGCGTCATCTGCAGGCAAAGCGATAAGCAATCCTCCTGCCGTCTGCGGGTCAAAAAGGATATCCAGCAACCAGGGAGGACAGGCGGAATCAACAGCGATCATCGGTAAGCGGAACTGTTTATTGCGGTGGAGACCGCCCGGTACGATGCCGCTTTCCGCCAGCCTCTGTACCCCGGGGAAAAATGGGACTTGGGAGGCGGATATAATCATCGAAAGACCGCTCCCCTCCATCATCTCGCAGGCATGACCGAGGAAGCCAAAACCAGTGATGTCTGTGGCGGCATGGACATTGCCGGCTTCAATCATCAGCTCGGCCGCCTGTTTATTCAATCGTGTCATGGAGCTTACCGATATAGCCGCCAATTCATCCTCGACCATACCCCGCTTCAGCGCCGTAGAAACAATGCCCGTCCCCAGGGCCTTGGTAAGAATCAGCTTATCCCCTGCTTTCGCTCCCCTGTTCAGCAAGACCTTGTCCGGATGAATCACACCGGTAACAGAAAGGCCGTATTTCAGTTCAGCATCATCCACACTATGACCACCGACCAGTAATACTCCGGCTTCCCGCATTTTTTCCAACCCGCCGCGCAATATATCGCGCAGAATCGAAATGTCCATCTTGCCGATGGGGAAGCAGACCACATTCATGGCGGTCAGGGGTTTGCCACCCATGGCATAGACGTCGCTGAGCGCATTAGTCACGGCAATCTGGCCGAAAGTAAAGGGGTCATCAACAATAGGTGTAAAAAAATCAATCGTTTGCACAATTGCAAGGTCATCGCGGAGTTTGTAGACGCCCGCATCTTCGGCATGCTCCATACCGACAATCAGATTCGGATCAGCAATTAGCGGCAAGTCGCGCAATGCTTCCTTCAGGTCGCCCGGACCTATCTTGCATGCTCAACCAGCGCCGTGCACTGTTTCTGTCAGACGTTTCGTAACGTTCTCGATCATGGAATATTCACCCTTCGTTTAATTTGGTTGATCGTATCCGGAAATTGTAGTATTTGCAAGAGCGTCTTCAAATATCAAATAACGCCCATGCTCGGCGCGGGCA is a genomic window containing:
- the selD gene encoding selenide, water dikinase SelD; this translates as MIENVTKRLTETVHGAGUACKIGPGDLKEALRDLPLIADPNLIVGMEHAEDAGVYKLRDDLAIVQTIDFFTPIVDDPFTFGQIAVTNALSDVYAMGGKPLTAMNVVCFPIGKMDISILRDILRGGLEKMREAGVLLVGGHSVDDAELKYGLSVTGVIHPDKVLLNRGAKAGDKLILTKALGTGIVSTALKRGMVEDELAAISVSSMTRLNKQAAELMIEAGNVHAATDITGFGFLGHACEMMEGSGLSMIISASQVPFFPGVQRLAESGIVPGGLHRNKQFRLPMIAVDSACPPWLLDILFDPQTAGGLLIALPADDAEQLLEKMHQKGITEAAIVGEVVAAADGVIRVLA